One window from the genome of Acomys russatus chromosome 30, mAcoRus1.1, whole genome shotgun sequence encodes:
- the Rfesd gene encoding Rieske domain-containing protein isoform X3, which translates to MDPETSEQDDEKKYTPVFVGREDDIRKSERMTAVVHDREVVIFYHKGEYHAMDIRCYHSGGPLHLGEIEDFNGQSCIVCPWHKYKITLATGEGLYQSINPKDPSAKPKWCSKGVKQRIHAVTVDNGNMYVTLSKEPFKCDSDYYATGEFKVIRSSS; encoded by the exons ATGGACCCTGAAACCTCTGAACAAGATGATGAAAAGAAGTACACTCCTGTCTTTGTTGGCAGAGAAGATGACATTAGAAAGTCAGAAAGAATGACAGCTGTTGTCCATGACAGAGAAGTGGTCATTTTCTACCATAAAGGCGAATATCATGCTATGGACATTCGCTGCTAcc ATTCTGGAGGACCCTTACACTTGGGAGAAATTGAG GATTTCAATGGACAATCATGTATAGTTTGTCCCTGGCATAAGTACAAAATCACTTTGGCAACAGGAGAAGGATTATACCAGTCTATAAACCCTAAAGACCCATCAGCAAAGCCGAAGTGGTGCTCCAAAGGAGTAAAGCAAAGGATTCATGCCGTGACAGTGGATAATGGCAATATGTATGTGACTCTTTCCAAGGAACCTTTTAAATGTGACTCTGATTATTATGCCACTGGAGAATTCAAAGTGATTCGGAGTTCTTCCTGA